The following coding sequences lie in one Pan paniscus chromosome X, NHGRI_mPanPan1-v2.0_pri, whole genome shotgun sequence genomic window:
- the CXCR3 gene encoding C-X-C chemokine receptor type 3, which translates to MVLEVSDHQVLNDAEVAALLENFSSSYDYGENESDSCCTSPPCPQDFSLNFDRAFLPALYSLLFLLGLLGNGAVAAVLLSRRTALSSTDTFLLHLAVADTLLVLTLPLWAVDAAVQWVFGSGLCKVAGALFNINFYAGALLLACISFDRYLNIVHATQLYRRGPPARVTLTCLAVWGLCLLFALPDFIFLSAHHDERLNATHCQYNFPQVGRTALRVLQLVAGFLLPLLVMAYCYAHILAVLLVSRGQRRLRAMRLVVVVVVAFALCWTPYHLVVLVDILMDLGALARNCGRESRVDVAKSVTSGLGYMHCCLNPLLYAFVGVKFRERMWMLLLRLGCPNQRGLQRQPSSSRRDSSWSETSEASYSGL; encoded by the exons ATGGTCCTTGAG GTGAGTGACCACCAAGTGCTAAATGACGCCGAGGTTGCCGCCCTCCTGGAGAACTTCAGCTCTTCCTATGACTATGGAGAAAACGAGAGTGACTCGTGCTGTACCTCCCCGCCCTGCCCACAGGACTTCAGCCTGAACTTCGACCGGGCCTTCCTGCCAGCCCTCTACAGCCTCCTCTTTCTGCTGGGGCTGCTGGGCAACGGCGCGGTGGCAGCCGTGCTGCTGAGCCGGCGGACAGCCCTGAGCAGCACCGACACCTTCCTGCTCCACCTAGCTGTAGCAGACACGCTGCTGGTGCTGACACTCCCGCTCTGGGCAGTGGACGCTGCCGTCCAGTGGGTCTTTGGCTCTGGCCTCTGCAAAGTGGCAGGTGCCCTCTTCAACATCAACTTCTACGCAGGAGCCCTCCTGCTGGCCTGCATCAGCTTTGACCGCTACCTGAACATAGTTCATGCCACCCAGCTCTACCGCCGGGGGCCCCCGGCCCGCGTGACCCTCACCTGCCTGGCTGTTTGGGGGCTCTGCCTGCTTTTCGCCCTCCCAGACTTCATCTTCCTGTCGGCCCACCACGACGAGCGCCTCAACGCCACCCACTGCCAATACAACTTCCCACAGGTGGGCCGCACGGCTCTGCGGGTGCTGCAGCTGGTGGCTGGCTTTCTGCTGCCCCTGCTGGTCATGGCCTACTGCTATGCCCACATCCTGGCCGTGCTGCTGGTTTCCAGGGGCCAGCGGCGCCTGCGGGCCATGCGGCTGGTGGTGGTGGTCGTGGTGGCCTTTGCCCTCTGCTGGACCCCCTATCACCTGGTGGTGCTGGTGGACATCCTCATGGACCTGGGCGCTTTGGCCCGCAACTGTGGCCGAGAAAGCAGGGTAGACGTGGCCAAGTCGGTCACCTCAGGCCTGGGCTACATGCACTGCTGCCTCAACCCGCTGCTCTATGCCTTTGTAGGGGTCAAGTTCCGGGAGCGGATGTGGATGCTGCTCTTGCGCCTGGGCTGCCCCAATCAGAGAGGGCTCCAGAGGCAGCCATCGTCTTCCCGCCGGGATTCATCCTGGTCTGAGACCTCAGAGGCCTCCTACTCGGGCTTGTGA